In the genome of Telluria beijingensis, one region contains:
- the trpE gene encoding anthranilate synthase component I — protein sequence MTELEFKSLANQGYNRIPLIAEAFADLETPLTLYLKLAQSQHTGKNTFLLESVVGGERFGRYSFIGLPAHTLLRTSGNVTQIVKNGEVIESHEGNPLDFIEEYQARFKVALRPGLPRFCGGLAGYFGYDTVRHIERKLAHTCPRDELGLPDIQLMVTEELAVIDNLSGKLYLIVYADPGQPEAYSRGRQRLKDLRMMLRRSVDAPVTSSSVRTTEVRDFGKEDYLKAVAKAHEYVMAGDLMQVQIGQRIRKPYVDSPLSLYRSLRSLNPSPYMYYYNFGDMQIVGASPEILVRNELSPDGGRKVTLRPIAGTRGRGATPEQDAALADELLNDPKEVAEHVMLIDLARNDIGRIADIGSVKVTDRMVIEKYSHVQHIVSNVEGKLKDGMSNLDVLRATFPAGTLTGAPKVRAMEVIDELEPVKRGIYGGACGYLSFGGEMDVAIAIRTGVIKDGNLYVQAAAGIVADSIPEMEWQETEKKARAVLRAAEQVQDGLDGEF from the coding sequence ATGACCGAACTCGAATTCAAGTCGCTGGCCAACCAGGGCTACAACCGCATCCCCCTGATCGCGGAAGCCTTCGCCGACCTCGAAACCCCGCTCACGCTCTACCTCAAGCTGGCCCAGTCCCAGCACACCGGCAAGAACACCTTCCTGCTGGAGTCGGTGGTCGGCGGCGAGCGCTTCGGCCGCTACTCCTTCATCGGCCTGCCGGCCCACACGCTGCTGCGCACGAGCGGCAACGTCACCCAGATCGTCAAGAATGGCGAAGTGATCGAGTCGCACGAGGGCAATCCGCTCGACTTCATCGAGGAATATCAGGCGCGCTTCAAGGTCGCCCTGCGTCCGGGATTGCCGCGCTTCTGCGGCGGCCTGGCCGGCTACTTCGGCTACGACACGGTGCGCCACATCGAGCGCAAGCTGGCGCACACCTGCCCGCGCGACGAACTGGGCCTGCCGGACATCCAGCTGATGGTGACCGAAGAACTGGCCGTGATCGACAACCTGTCAGGCAAGCTGTACCTGATCGTGTACGCCGACCCGGGCCAGCCAGAGGCCTATTCGCGCGGCCGCCAGCGCCTGAAAGACCTGCGCATGATGCTGCGCCGGAGCGTCGACGCGCCAGTCACCTCGAGCTCGGTGCGCACGACCGAAGTGCGCGACTTCGGCAAGGAAGACTATCTCAAGGCCGTCGCGAAAGCCCACGAATACGTGATGGCCGGCGACCTGATGCAGGTACAGATCGGCCAGCGCATCCGCAAGCCCTATGTCGATTCGCCGCTGTCGCTGTACCGCTCGCTGCGCTCGCTGAATCCGTCGCCGTATATGTACTACTACAACTTTGGCGACATGCAGATCGTCGGCGCCTCGCCCGAGATCCTGGTGCGCAACGAGCTGTCCCCCGACGGCGGCCGCAAGGTCACGCTGCGCCCGATCGCCGGCACCCGCGGCCGCGGCGCCACGCCCGAGCAGGATGCGGCGCTGGCCGACGAGCTGCTGAACGATCCGAAGGAAGTCGCCGAGCACGTGATGCTGATCGACCTGGCGCGCAACGACATCGGCCGCATCGCCGACATCGGCTCGGTGAAAGTCACCGACCGCATGGTCATCGAAAAATACTCGCACGTGCAGCACATCGTCTCCAACGTCGAGGGCAAGCTCAAGGACGGCATGTCGAACCTCGACGTGCTGCGCGCCACCTTCCCGGCCGGCACGCTGACCGGCGCGCCGAAGGTGCGGGCGATGGAAGTGATCGATGAACTGGAGCCCGTGAAGCGCGGCATCTATGGCGGCGCCTGCGGCTACCTGTCGTTCGGCGGCGAGATGGATGTGGCGATCGCGATCCGCACCGGCGTGATCAAGGACGGCAACCTGTACGTGCAGGCCGCGGCCGGCATCGTGGCCGATTCGATCCCCGAAATGGAATGGCAAGAGACCGAGAAAAAGGCGCGCGCCGTGCTGCGCGCGGCCGAGCAAGTGCAAGATGGCCTGGATGGGGAGTTCTGA
- the gph gene encoding phosphoglycolate phosphatase (PGP is an essential enzyme in the glycolate salvage pathway in higher organisms (photorespiration in plants). Phosphoglycolate results from the oxidase activity of RubisCO in the Calvin cycle when concentrations of carbon dioxide are low relative to oxygen. This enzyme is a member of the Haloacid Dehalogenase (HAD) superfamily of aspartate-nucleophile hydrolase enzymes (PF00702).): protein MRAGAASIRAAIVDLDGTMLDTVPDFEAALNGMRADLGLGPITQAVIKPLVGKGSEKLVRDALLLDWDAARVEAAYDDAIAGYQRHYLAINGNRSTLFDGVLEGLQAMRDLGLRLVCVTNKPVAFTLPLLDQKGLAPYFEQVFGGDSFARKKPDPMPMLGACAALDLAPSRVVAIGDSSNDAESARGAGCFVLTVPYGYNHGRPVQEIQSDGIVDSLLDAANLIAAHNRTAH from the coding sequence ATGCGGGCCGGCGCAGCAAGCATCCGGGCCGCCATCGTCGACCTGGACGGCACCATGCTCGACACGGTGCCCGACTTCGAGGCGGCCCTGAACGGCATGCGCGCCGACCTTGGCCTGGGCCCCATCACCCAGGCCGTCATCAAGCCGCTGGTCGGCAAGGGTTCAGAGAAACTGGTGCGCGATGCGCTGCTCCTGGACTGGGACGCGGCGCGGGTAGAAGCCGCGTATGACGACGCGATTGCCGGCTACCAGCGTCACTACCTGGCCATCAACGGCAACCGCAGCACCCTGTTCGACGGCGTGCTCGAAGGCCTGCAGGCGATGCGCGACCTCGGCCTGCGCCTGGTATGCGTCACCAACAAACCTGTTGCTTTTACCCTGCCGCTGCTGGACCAGAAAGGCCTGGCGCCCTACTTCGAGCAGGTCTTCGGCGGCGATTCGTTCGCCAGGAAGAAGCCCGATCCGATGCCGATGCTCGGCGCCTGCGCCGCGCTCGACCTGGCGCCGAGCCGGGTGGTGGCGATCGGCGACTCGTCCAACGATGCCGAAAGCGCCCGTGGCGCAGGCTGCTTCGTGCTGACTGTCCCATATGGATATAACCACGGACGCCCTGTACAAGAAATTCAATCCGATGGTATAGTTGATTCGCTACTCGACGCGGCGAACCTGATCGCTGCACACAATCGCACTGCACACTAA
- a CDS encoding LysE family translocator, protein MFGIHDLPVFVAAGLMLNIMPGPDSLLIMARSASQGWRAGSAAALGIGAGTFVHIFAAALGLSAVLATSATAFTVIKLLGAAYILYMAWGLLRSKPAAPVTVAPVLPPLSWRRIFAQGFLTNVLNPKVAIFFLAFVPQFIAADAPNKALAFIVLGCIFNLNGMLWCHGLALFTAQASARVKLPAAATLWLNRVTGGLFVWLGIKLALSKQT, encoded by the coding sequence ATGTTCGGCATCCACGACCTGCCGGTGTTCGTGGCCGCGGGCCTGATGCTCAACATCATGCCTGGCCCGGATTCGCTGCTGATCATGGCCCGCAGCGCGTCCCAGGGCTGGCGCGCCGGGTCGGCGGCGGCGCTGGGCATCGGCGCCGGCACCTTCGTGCACATCTTCGCGGCGGCACTGGGCCTGTCCGCCGTGCTGGCGACGTCGGCCACCGCCTTCACCGTCATCAAGCTGCTGGGGGCGGCCTACATCCTGTACATGGCATGGGGCCTGTTGCGCAGCAAGCCGGCGGCGCCGGTCACGGTCGCGCCAGTATTGCCACCGCTGTCGTGGCGCCGGATCTTCGCGCAAGGCTTCCTGACCAATGTGCTGAACCCGAAGGTCGCCATCTTCTTCCTCGCCTTCGTGCCGCAGTTCATCGCAGCCGATGCGCCGAACAAGGCGCTTGCATTCATCGTCCTCGGCTGCATCTTCAATCTCAACGGCATGCTGTGGTGCCATGGGCTGGCGCTGTTCACCGCCCAGGCCAGCGCCCGCGTCAAGCTGCCGGCCGCCGCCACGCTGTGGCTCAACCGCGTCACCGGCGGCCTGTTCGTCTGGCTCGGCATCAAGCTGGCGCTCTCGAAACAAACCTGA
- the trpC gene encoding indole-3-glycerol phosphate synthase TrpC, whose protein sequence is MSDILNKILAVKADEVAAARKVRDLYSLRSDVESDREARAGLRGFEAGLRAKIAAGQAGVIAEVKKASPSKGVLRADFQPAAIAHSYAEHGAACLSVLTDVQFFQGSVEYLQQARAACALPVLRKDFMVDPYQVYEARAMGADAILLIVAALDHGLMAELEACAMELGMDVLVEVHDGEELDAALKLKTPLLGINNRNLRTFEVTLDTTLGLLPRIPKDRLVVTESGILGTGDVQRMREADVHAFLVGEAFMRAANPGQELQRLFA, encoded by the coding sequence ATGTCCGACATCCTCAACAAGATCCTGGCCGTCAAGGCCGATGAAGTGGCCGCGGCGCGCAAGGTGCGCGACCTGTACAGCCTGCGCAGCGACGTCGAAAGCGACCGCGAAGCGCGCGCCGGACTGCGCGGCTTCGAAGCCGGCCTGCGCGCGAAGATCGCGGCGGGCCAGGCCGGCGTCATCGCCGAAGTGAAAAAAGCCTCGCCGTCGAAAGGCGTGCTGCGCGCCGACTTCCAGCCGGCCGCGATCGCGCACAGCTATGCCGAACACGGCGCGGCCTGCCTGTCGGTGCTGACCGACGTCCAGTTCTTCCAGGGTTCGGTGGAGTACCTGCAGCAGGCGCGCGCCGCCTGCGCGCTGCCGGTGCTGCGCAAGGATTTCATGGTCGATCCCTACCAGGTCTATGAGGCGCGCGCGATGGGCGCCGATGCGATCCTCTTGATCGTCGCCGCGCTCGACCACGGCCTGATGGCCGAACTCGAAGCCTGCGCCATGGAGCTGGGCATGGACGTGCTGGTCGAAGTGCACGACGGTGAAGAACTCGATGCGGCGCTCAAGCTCAAGACCCCGCTGCTCGGCATCAACAACCGCAACCTGCGCACCTTCGAGGTCACGCTCGACACCACGCTCGGCCTGCTGCCGCGGATTCCGAAAGACCGCCTGGTGGTGACCGAGTCGGGCATCCTCGGGACTGGCGACGTGCAGCGCATGCGCGAGGCCGACGTGCACGCCTTCCTGGTCGGCGAAGCCTTCATGCGCGCGGCAAACCCGGGCCAGGAGCTGCAGCGCCTGTTCGCCTAA
- the trpD gene encoding anthranilate phosphoribosyltransferase has product MPITPQEALLRCIEHREIFHDEMLHLFRQIMAGEMSPTMVAALTMGLRVKKETIGEITAAAQVMREFSTKVPMADTTHLLDIVGTGGDGANTFNISSASMFVAAAAGARVAKHGGRSVSSSSGSADVIEAFGAHIDLKPEQIAQSIAQTGIGFMFAPNHHAAMKHVAPVRRELGVRSIFNILGPLTNPAGAPNILMGVFHPDLVGIQVRVLQRLGAEHAVVVWGRDNMDEVSLGAGTLVGELVNGEIREYEIHPEDFGLSMISSRNLKVSNAEESKARVLEALRGEPGPAHDIVALNAGTALYTAGVADSIEAGLHQARAAIASGAAIAKLEQFVAVTRQLGGTAA; this is encoded by the coding sequence ATGCCGATCACCCCACAAGAAGCGCTGCTGCGCTGTATCGAACACCGCGAAATCTTCCACGACGAGATGCTGCACCTTTTCCGCCAGATCATGGCGGGCGAGATGTCGCCGACCATGGTCGCGGCCCTGACCATGGGCCTGCGCGTCAAGAAGGAAACCATCGGCGAGATCACCGCCGCCGCCCAGGTGATGCGCGAATTCTCGACCAAGGTGCCGATGGCCGACACCACCCACCTGCTCGACATCGTCGGCACCGGCGGCGACGGCGCCAACACCTTCAATATCTCGAGCGCCTCGATGTTCGTGGCGGCCGCCGCCGGCGCGCGCGTGGCCAAGCACGGTGGGCGCAGCGTCTCGTCCTCGTCCGGCAGCGCCGACGTGATCGAGGCCTTCGGCGCCCACATCGACCTGAAACCCGAACAGATCGCGCAGTCGATCGCCCAGACCGGCATCGGCTTCATGTTCGCCCCCAACCACCACGCGGCGATGAAGCACGTGGCCCCGGTGCGCCGCGAGCTGGGCGTGCGCAGCATCTTCAACATCCTCGGGCCGCTGACCAATCCGGCCGGCGCGCCGAACATCCTGATGGGCGTGTTCCACCCCGACCTGGTCGGCATCCAGGTGCGCGTGCTGCAGCGCCTCGGCGCCGAGCATGCGGTGGTGGTCTGGGGCCGCGACAATATGGACGAAGTCTCGCTCGGCGCCGGCACGCTGGTCGGCGAGCTGGTCAACGGCGAGATCCGCGAATACGAAATCCACCCCGAAGACTTCGGCCTGTCGATGATCTCGAGCCGCAACCTCAAGGTGAGCAATGCCGAAGAATCGAAGGCGCGCGTGCTCGAAGCGCTGCGCGGCGAGCCGGGTCCGGCCCACGACATCGTGGCCCTGAACGCCGGCACCGCGCTGTACACGGCCGGCGTGGCCGACTCGATCGAAGCCGGCCTGCACCAGGCGCGCGCGGCGATCGCTTCCGGCGCCGCCATCGCCAAGCTGGAGCAGTTCGTCGCCGTCACCCGGCAACTGGGCGGAACGGCCGCCTGA
- a CDS encoding TonB-dependent receptor, which yields MTDFTGKRTPLALACALVLGGPLAATAHAQSGGVPATVVVSASGLGVSSDDMVTPVTSIGGNELVRTRQSTLGETLSSLPGITSSHFGAGASRPIIRGMDGPRVKILSDGSEIQDASTISPDHAVAFEPVLAERIEVLRGPSALAYGGGAVGGVVNIIDRKVPTAMPENGLEGSAEVRANSAAREKTGAAEFTVAAGSNLALHLEGVKRDADDYRVGKDWDGGRRVPGSYKETETGTVGLSWVGKDGYLGAAFTKERGKYGLPGHGFENEAGEIEAVGKDGYLGAAFTKERGKYGLPGHGFENEAGEIEAPVVDLDSERWDVRGEYRNPVAGVERVRLRASFTDYIHDEVEGSAVATTFKNKGHDGRLEFVHAPVAGWHGVFGLQTTRRDFSAIGAEAYVPPTLTKKHAAFLTEEYKLGNVRFEAAVRHEWQDVEAEVDKPDSETRGTSLSLGAVWKFAPEYSLGTSLSHTHRLPTAEELYADGPHLATNTYEIGNPNLVKETSNNLDLTLRKFAGRTTFSLSAFHNRIGDYIYSQTRGEFEGLQLINYAQRDATFTGLEGEVAHNLSSVWKATVYGDYVRAHFDEGPGSRDIPRTPAHRLGVKLEADWGAWNGLAELVRVGKQDKVADFETETPGYTKLNLSTHYSTRIGNLPAQLYLRLNNVTDRLAYSHTSFIKDYAPLTGRNLTAGLRVLF from the coding sequence ATGACTGACTTCACCGGCAAACGCACGCCGCTCGCACTGGCTTGCGCACTGGTCCTTGGCGGCCCACTGGCCGCCACCGCCCACGCGCAGTCGGGCGGCGTGCCGGCGACCGTCGTCGTTTCCGCCAGCGGCCTTGGCGTGTCGAGCGACGACATGGTCACGCCGGTGACCTCGATCGGCGGCAATGAGCTAGTGCGCACCCGCCAGTCGACCCTGGGCGAGACCCTGTCGAGCTTGCCGGGAATCACCTCGAGCCATTTCGGCGCCGGCGCCAGCCGCCCGATCATCCGCGGCATGGATGGCCCGCGCGTGAAAATCCTGTCCGACGGTTCCGAGATCCAGGACGCGTCCACCATCAGCCCCGACCACGCCGTCGCTTTCGAACCGGTGCTGGCCGAACGCATCGAAGTGCTGCGCGGCCCGTCGGCCCTGGCCTATGGCGGCGGCGCGGTGGGCGGCGTGGTGAACATCATCGACCGCAAGGTGCCGACCGCGATGCCGGAGAACGGCCTGGAAGGCAGCGCGGAAGTGCGCGCCAATTCCGCGGCGCGCGAAAAGACCGGCGCGGCCGAATTCACCGTGGCCGCCGGCAGCAACCTGGCCCTGCACCTGGAAGGCGTCAAGCGCGATGCCGACGACTACCGCGTCGGCAAGGACTGGGACGGCGGCCGCCGCGTCCCGGGCAGCTACAAGGAAACCGAGACCGGCACCGTCGGCCTGTCGTGGGTCGGCAAGGATGGCTACCTGGGCGCCGCCTTCACCAAGGAGCGCGGCAAGTACGGCCTGCCGGGTCACGGCTTCGAGAACGAGGCGGGCGAGATCGAGGCNGTCGGCAAGGATGGCTACCTGGGCGCCGCCTTCACCAAGGAGCGCGGCAAGTACGGCCTGCCGGGTCACGGCTTCGAGAACGAGGCGGGCGAGATCGAGGCGCCGGTGGTAGACCTGGACAGCGAACGTTGGGACGTGCGCGGCGAGTACCGCAATCCGGTGGCCGGCGTCGAACGGGTGCGCCTGCGCGCCTCGTTCACCGACTACATCCACGACGAGGTCGAGGGCAGCGCGGTCGCCACCACCTTCAAGAACAAGGGCCACGACGGCCGCCTGGAATTCGTGCATGCTCCGGTCGCCGGCTGGCACGGCGTGTTCGGCCTGCAGACCACGCGCCGCGATTTCTCGGCCATCGGCGCCGAGGCCTATGTGCCGCCGACGCTGACGAAGAAGCACGCGGCCTTCCTGACCGAGGAATACAAGCTGGGCAATGTGCGCTTCGAGGCCGCCGTGCGCCATGAATGGCAGGACGTCGAAGCCGAAGTGGACAAGCCGGACAGCGAAACGCGCGGCACCTCGCTGTCGCTCGGCGCGGTATGGAAGTTCGCGCCCGAATACTCGCTGGGCACCTCGCTGTCGCACACACACCGCCTGCCGACCGCCGAGGAACTGTATGCCGACGGCCCGCACCTGGCCACCAATACCTATGAGATCGGCAACCCGAACCTGGTCAAGGAAACCTCGAACAACCTCGACCTGACCCTGCGCAAGTTCGCCGGCCGCACCACTTTTTCGCTCAGCGCCTTCCATAACCGCATCGGCGACTACATCTATTCGCAGACGCGCGGCGAGTTCGAGGGCCTGCAGCTGATCAACTACGCCCAGCGCGACGCCACTTTTACCGGGCTCGAAGGCGAGGTCGCGCATAACCTGTCGTCGGTGTGGAAGGCGACCGTTTACGGCGATTATGTGCGTGCGCATTTCGATGAAGGCCCGGGCAGCCGCGATATTCCGCGCACGCCGGCGCACCGACTTGGCGTCAAGCTCGAAGCCGACTGGGGCGCCTGGAATGGCCTGGCCGAGCTGGTCCGCGTGGGCAAGCAGGACAAGGTCGCCGATTTCGAGACCGAGACGCCCGGCTACACGAAGCTGAATCTCAGCACGCACTATTCGACCCGCATCGGCAACTTGCCGGCGCAGCTATACCTGCGCTTGAACAATGTGACCGACCGCCTGGCCTATAGCCATACTTCGTTCATCAAGGATTATGCACCGCTGACCGGCCGCAATCTGACGGCTGGCCTGCGCGTGCTGTTCTGA
- a CDS encoding MerC domain-containing protein yields MKSLIKYGDVAGMTASILCLLHCMAMPLVILAFPMLGLAHVHDTFHDTLIAAITLPVLLALVPGYLKHRDKTTLLIGCAGLAIFLGAVFIVSPLFGEVAEAVFAVISGFMLLYAHLRNRRHCKRCGAAAQDDAGHSAPASCHSR; encoded by the coding sequence ATGAAATCCCTGATCAAATACGGCGATGTCGCCGGCATGACGGCATCGATCCTGTGCCTGCTGCACTGCATGGCGATGCCGCTCGTGATCCTGGCGTTTCCGATGCTCGGGTTGGCGCATGTGCACGATACCTTCCATGACACGCTGATCGCGGCGATCACCTTGCCGGTCTTGCTGGCGCTGGTGCCCGGCTACCTGAAGCACCGTGACAAGACCACCTTGCTGATCGGTTGCGCCGGCCTGGCGATCTTCTTGGGCGCCGTGTTCATCGTGAGCCCGCTATTCGGCGAAGTCGCCGAAGCCGTGTTTGCCGTCATCAGTGGATTCATGCTGCTGTATGCGCACCTGCGCAATCGCCGTCACTGCAAGCGTTGCGGCGCCGCCGCGCAAGACGATGCAGGCCATTCGGCCCCGGCATCCTGCCACTCTCGTTAA
- a CDS encoding TonB C-terminal domain-containing protein — MNNHHRSTFLFLALIVLAALAACGAPTRAPAPQPPPDAAVISLTPIPAPPPTRTLAAYKADVARHVMQRNPERVFEGELPPMLPAVVVLSITVDREGQLLDVQVQRSRDQGASDVALASLRRSGPLPPPDGLGPQHADLMTFSETFLFGERYRFQIRTLAGPQRAGL; from the coding sequence ATGAACAACCATCATCGCAGCACATTCCTGTTTCTCGCACTGATCGTGCTCGCGGCCCTGGCCGCATGCGGCGCGCCGACACGGGCGCCAGCACCGCAGCCGCCGCCTGATGCGGCCGTCATCTCGCTGACACCGATCCCCGCACCTCCGCCAACGCGCACACTTGCTGCCTACAAGGCCGACGTCGCGCGCCACGTCATGCAGCGCAATCCAGAAAGAGTATTTGAAGGAGAATTGCCGCCCATGCTGCCGGCGGTGGTGGTGCTCAGTATCACGGTCGACCGCGAAGGCCAGCTGCTCGATGTCCAGGTACAGCGCTCGCGCGACCAGGGTGCATCCGACGTCGCGCTGGCGTCGCTACGCCGCAGCGGACCGCTGCCCCCGCCCGATGGCCTGGGGCCACAACATGCCGACCTGATGACGTTTTCCGAGACTTTCCTGTTTGGAGAACGCTATCGCTTCCAGATCCGGACGCTGGCAGGGCCGCAACGCGCGGGCCTGTAG
- a CDS encoding anthranilate synthase component II, whose translation MLLMIDNYDSFTYNIVQYFGELGEEVRTVRNDEITLEQIAAMKPDRICISPGPKAPRDAGISLDILREFKGKLPILGVCLGHQAIGEAFGGNVIRAKQVMHGKTSSIAHIGEGVFTDLPSPFTVIRYHSLAIERSSLPSCLEVTAWTDDGEIMGVRHKDYDIEGVQFHPESILSEHGHALFKNFLTR comes from the coding sequence ATGCTGCTCATGATCGACAACTACGACTCGTTCACCTACAACATCGTGCAGTACTTCGGCGAGTTGGGCGAGGAAGTGCGCACCGTGCGCAATGACGAGATCACGCTGGAGCAGATCGCGGCCATGAAGCCGGACCGCATCTGCATTTCGCCGGGCCCGAAGGCCCCCCGGGATGCCGGCATCTCGCTCGACATCCTGCGCGAATTCAAGGGCAAGCTGCCGATCCTGGGCGTGTGCCTGGGCCACCAGGCGATCGGCGAGGCGTTTGGCGGCAACGTGATCCGCGCCAAGCAGGTCATGCATGGCAAGACCTCGAGCATCGCCCACATCGGCGAAGGCGTGTTTACCGACCTGCCCAGCCCCTTTACGGTGATCCGCTACCACTCGCTGGCGATCGAGCGTTCCTCGCTGCCTTCGTGCCTGGAGGTGACGGCGTGGACCGACGACGGCGAGATCATGGGCGTGCGCCACAAGGACTATGACATCGAAGGGGTGCAATTCCACCCAGAGTCGATCCTGTCCGAGCACGGTCACGCGCTGTTCAAGAATTTCCTGACGCGCTGA
- a CDS encoding TonB-dependent receptor domain-containing protein, whose product MSDFSCKRTPLTLALMLAFGAPLAVHAQTTSRTASDPDSVPTVVVSASALGVVDDDMITPVTSLGGSELVRARESTLGETLAHQPGITSSHFGAGASRPVIRGMDGPRVKILSDGAEIQDASTISPDHAVAFEPVLAERIEVLRGPSALAYGGGAVGGVVNILDRKIPTAMPENGLEGSAEVRANSAAREKTGAFEFTTAAGSNLALHLEGVKRDADDYRVGKDWSEGRHVNGSYKETETGTVGLSWIGKNGYIGAAFTKERTEYGIPGHGHEFESCHPHGDHLHCGGHGHEEEDDHGHEHGDEEHDHEHGDEEHDHDHDHEHGVPVVKLDSERWDIRGEYRNPVAGIERVRMRASFTEYVHDELEENVVSTSFRNKGHDARLEAVHAPLAGWRGVFGLQTTRRDFSAIGEEAYVPPTLTKKHAAFLTEEYKLDNWRFEAGLRHEWQDIEVDAPGLRDTDARGTSASVGAVWKLAPQYSLRASLSRSHRLPTAEELYADGVHLATATYEVGNQDLEKETSNNVDLTLRKFEGDTTFSVSAFHNRVDNYIYAHTLDNHEGFQLVEYAQRDATFTGLEGEIRQKLSPSLSATVFGDYVRARFDEGEGSRNLPRIPASRIGVKVDGDWNQWHGMVEFYRVGKQDKLAEYETETAGYNMLNIGAHYSTRIGGVPTQFYARLNNLTDELAYSHTSFIKNAAPLTGRNLTAGIRVIF is encoded by the coding sequence ATGTCCGACTTTTCCTGCAAGCGTACGCCGCTGACCCTGGCGCTGATGCTGGCCTTCGGCGCGCCCCTGGCCGTCCATGCCCAGACGACGAGCCGCACCGCGTCGGACCCGGACAGCGTGCCGACGGTGGTCGTCTCCGCCAGTGCCCTGGGCGTGGTCGACGACGACATGATCACCCCGGTGACGTCGCTCGGCGGCAGTGAGCTGGTGCGGGCCCGCGAATCGACGCTGGGCGAGACCCTGGCCCACCAGCCCGGCATCACCTCGAGCCACTTCGGCGCCGGCGCCAGCCGTCCGGTGATCCGCGGCATGGACGGCCCGCGCGTGAAGATCCTGTCCGATGGCGCCGAGATCCAGGATGCCTCGACCATCAGCCCCGACCACGCCGTCGCGTTCGAACCGGTCCTGGCCGAGCGCATCGAAGTGCTGCGCGGCCCGTCGGCGCTGGCCTATGGCGGCGGCGCGGTGGGCGGCGTGGTGAATATCCTCGACCGCAAGATCCCGACCGCGATGCCCGAGAACGGCCTGGAAGGCAGCGCCGAGGTACGCGCCAATTCGGCGGCCCGCGAAAAGACCGGCGCCTTCGAATTCACCACCGCCGCCGGCAGCAACCTGGCCCTGCACCTGGAAGGCGTCAAACGCGATGCCGACGACTACCGGGTCGGCAAGGACTGGAGCGAAGGCCGCCATGTGAACGGCAGCTACAAGGAAACCGAGACCGGCACCGTCGGCCTGTCGTGGATCGGCAAGAACGGCTACATCGGCGCCGCCTTCACCAAGGAGCGCACCGAATACGGCATCCCGGGCCACGGCCACGAATTCGAGAGCTGCCATCCGCATGGCGACCACCTGCATTGCGGCGGCCATGGCCACGAAGAGGAAGACGATCATGGACATGAGCACGGCGACGAAGAGCACGACCATGAGCACGGCGACGAAGAGCACGACCATGATCACGACCACGAACACGGCGTGCCGGTCGTGAAGCTCGACAGCGAACGCTGGGACATCCGCGGCGAATACCGCAACCCGGTGGCCGGCATCGAGCGGGTGCGCATGCGCGCCTCGTTTACCGAATACGTCCACGACGAGCTGGAAGAAAACGTCGTCTCGACCTCGTTCCGCAACAAGGGCCACGATGCGCGCCTGGAAGCGGTGCACGCGCCGCTCGCCGGCTGGCGCGGCGTGTTCGGCCTGCAGACGACGCGCCGCGACTTCTCGGCCATCGGCGAAGAAGCCTATGTGCCGCCGACCCTCACCAAGAAGCACGCCGCCTTCCTGACCGAGGAATACAAGCTCGATAACTGGCGCTTCGAGGCCGGCCTGCGCCACGAATGGCAGGACATCGAGGTCGACGCGCCCGGCCTGCGTGACACCGATGCGCGCGGCACCTCGGCCTCGGTCGGCGCCGTGTGGAAGCTGGCGCCGCAATACTCGCTGCGCGCTTCGCTGTCGCGCAGCCACCGCCTGCCGACCGCCGAGGAACTGTATGCCGACGGCGTCCACCTGGCCACTGCCACCTATGAAGTCGGCAACCAGGACCTGGAAAAGGAAACCTCGAACAACGTCGACCTCACGCTGCGCAAATTCGAAGGCGACACCACGTTCTCGGTCAGCGCCTTCCACAACCGCGTCGACAACTACATCTACGCGCACACGCTGGACAACCATGAGGGCTTCCAGCTGGTGGAGTATGCCCAGCGCGACGCCACCTTCACCGGCCTGGAAGGCGAAATCCGCCAGAAGCTGAGCCCATCGCTCAGCGCGACCGTGTTCGGCGACTATGTGCGCGCCCGCTTCGACGAGGGCGAGGGCAGCCGCAACCTGCCGCGCATCCCGGCCTCGCGCATCGGCGTCAAGGTCGACGGCGACTGGAACCAGTGGCATGGCATGGTCGAGTTCTACCGCGTCGGCAAGCAGGACAAGCTGGCCGAGTACGAGACCGAGACCGCGGGCTATAACATGCTCAATATCGGCGCCCATTATTCGACCCGCATCGGTGGCGTGCCGACCCAGTTCTATGCGCGCCTGAACAACCTGACTGACGAACTTGCGTACAGCCACACCTCGTTCATCAAGAACGCGGCGCCGCTGACCGGCCGCAACCTGACGGCGGGGATTCGCGTCATCTTCTGA